Proteins encoded by one window of Teretinema zuelzerae:
- a CDS encoding penicillin-binding protein, with product MLTIDGNIQYELEKIARQTMEETQAEGVMLIAAEARTGEILAYVSEPSANLNAFGASLPTERFDRPALYAYEPGSVFKIFSIAALMELGAAADQDIFFCDGGYEHVTPKGERFTIGCLDRHGWVSPRDIIRFSCNDGTAQIAEKAKSADFEAKLRGFGFGSKTNIQLPGETTGIFSSNNNWSLRSKPTIAIGQEISVSALQMVQAATALANKGTVLRLSLLSRLYTQDGEAAASHRTESLGRVISPETARLMLDYMQTTSESGTGTRASVGDVPMAVKTGTAQMLAESKAGYSKTDYISSCMGIFPVDNPELILYLAILKPVGETYGGRIAAPVISKAANAIIDYRGMGRETATSVRHSGLVQIPKNAPVEIRDIVPDMTGIPKRMIAPLLQREDLEVWITGDGYVVSQSPEPGTPVTEGMRIELHLE from the coding sequence ATGCTGACGATCGACGGCAATATCCAATACGAACTCGAAAAGATAGCACGGCAGACAATGGAGGAAACGCAGGCCGAAGGGGTTATGCTCATCGCGGCGGAAGCGAGAACCGGCGAAATTCTGGCATACGTCAGCGAACCCTCGGCGAACCTGAACGCCTTCGGCGCGAGCCTCCCGACGGAGCGTTTCGATCGTCCGGCTCTCTACGCCTACGAGCCGGGTTCGGTTTTCAAAATCTTTTCCATCGCAGCACTCATGGAACTGGGAGCGGCCGCGGATCAGGACATTTTCTTTTGCGACGGCGGCTATGAGCATGTCACCCCCAAAGGCGAACGGTTCACCATCGGATGCCTGGACAGGCACGGCTGGGTGAGCCCGCGAGACATCATCAGATTCTCCTGCAACGACGGAACCGCCCAGATCGCCGAAAAAGCGAAAAGCGCCGACTTCGAGGCTAAGCTCCGCGGCTTCGGCTTCGGATCAAAAACCAACATTCAGCTTCCCGGCGAAACAACCGGCATATTCAGCTCGAACAACAACTGGTCGCTCAGGTCCAAGCCGACCATCGCCATCGGCCAGGAAATATCGGTCTCCGCGCTTCAGATGGTTCAGGCAGCGACGGCGCTGGCGAACAAGGGAACGGTGCTCCGCTTGAGCCTGTTATCCCGCTTGTATACCCAGGACGGCGAGGCGGCGGCTTCGCACCGGACCGAATCGCTCGGCCGGGTGATCTCGCCGGAAACAGCCCGGCTCATGCTCGATTATATGCAGACGACTTCCGAGTCCGGGACCGGAACCCGGGCTTCGGTAGGAGACGTTCCTATGGCTGTAAAAACCGGAACAGCGCAAATGCTGGCGGAATCCAAGGCCGGCTACAGCAAAACGGACTACATTTCCAGCTGCATGGGAATATTTCCGGTGGATAACCCTGAACTAATATTGTATCTGGCGATTTTGAAACCGGTAGGCGAAACGTACGGAGGCCGGATCGCGGCTCCGGTAATCTCAAAAGCGGCGAACGCCATCATCGATTACCGCGGAATGGGACGGGAAACCGCTACGTCCGTGCGCCATTCAGGCCTTGTCCAGATTCCGAAAAACGCTCCGGTCGAGATTCGGGACATAGTCCCCGATATGACGGGAATTCCGAAACGGATGATAGCGCCCCTCCTTCAGCGGGAGGATCTTGAAGTCTGGATCACCGGAGACGGATACGTCGTCAGCCAAAGCCCGGAACCGGGAACGCCCGTTACGGAAGGAATGCGCATTGAACTGCACCTTGAATGA
- a CDS encoding motility associated factor glycosyltransferase family protein — protein sequence MNCTLNDDGADSILSENCALLANRFPGLAALTGLDSDEGRDYLSKKIPDDWKLLDTPAGCPTLSASGVYLHSRHNPLREAEKTLASASGGPEGLLFAGLGLGYLAEAYARAHPDARIVVVEPDIFVLFLALKARPLAHLLNHQHLMLAVGLSPQDAYSLLEKTSALELKAVENPALMNPSRAWFAEFKEISLRNSRKNEINRNTLKKFGDLWLRNMVRNLRNLRDAEGIDSFKDVFSGMPALLVAAGPSLDSVLPRLPSLARSCLVIAVDTALRACLRAGVEPDFVLLVDPQYWNWRHFDGLSAPRSVLITESAAWPAVYRFPCRSIRLCSSLFPLGMFLETRTGRKGSLGAGGSVATTAFDFALHAGCSPVYTAGLDLGFPELKTHFKGSIFEERTHADSRRFTPAETAGIGALYGANPYPAPDYKGGTVLTDKRLSLYAWWFESKLAACPNIACKTLTPEGMKIPGFTTAPIDEAAGLPDRRDEIDVMLDACLADNTDGLNAETSDEKKRIALFDGAVQELLCDLEDMKSLTEKGISLCRKTIPADPAGLQKLLAELDELDRIIIQHPVKEVAAMVLESSPPGRLRKIRLRWRTRRPSTARFRERWKKTSGICALFIKDRSRSADILIGGCKNKTANSIDVQSPFNADPRTVSIAIRSFFSSAKVDLSYFDSQAQASASEKSFPRTTTCMAVFSLSKYGFH from the coding sequence TTGAACTGCACCTTGAATGACGACGGAGCCGATTCTATACTTTCTGAAAACTGCGCACTCCTCGCGAATCGATTCCCCGGCCTCGCGGCTCTGACGGGATTGGATTCTGACGAAGGAAGAGACTATCTTTCGAAGAAGATACCGGACGACTGGAAGCTGCTTGATACGCCTGCGGGCTGTCCGACCCTTTCGGCGAGCGGCGTCTATCTTCATTCACGGCATAATCCCCTGAGAGAAGCTGAGAAAACGCTCGCATCCGCCTCGGGCGGCCCGGAAGGTCTCTTATTCGCCGGCCTCGGACTCGGCTATCTCGCGGAAGCCTACGCTCGGGCGCATCCGGACGCGCGCATCGTCGTCGTGGAACCCGATATTTTCGTGTTGTTCCTGGCCTTGAAGGCAAGGCCGCTGGCTCATTTGCTCAACCACCAGCACCTGATGCTGGCGGTGGGACTGAGCCCTCAGGACGCCTACTCTCTTCTGGAAAAAACTTCGGCTCTCGAACTGAAGGCAGTCGAAAACCCCGCCCTCATGAACCCGTCCCGGGCGTGGTTCGCGGAGTTCAAAGAGATTTCGCTGAGGAACTCGCGCAAAAACGAAATCAACCGGAATACGCTTAAAAAATTCGGAGATCTTTGGCTGAGGAACATGGTTCGCAATTTGAGGAATCTGCGCGACGCCGAAGGCATAGATTCCTTCAAGGACGTCTTCAGCGGGATGCCGGCTCTGCTCGTTGCGGCCGGGCCGAGTTTGGATTCAGTGCTTCCCCGTCTGCCGAGCCTCGCGCGCTCGTGCCTGGTGATCGCAGTCGATACGGCGCTGAGAGCCTGCCTGCGCGCAGGAGTAGAACCGGACTTCGTGCTTCTCGTCGATCCTCAGTATTGGAACTGGAGGCATTTCGACGGACTCAGCGCTCCCCGCTCCGTTCTGATTACGGAGAGCGCGGCCTGGCCCGCCGTATACCGATTCCCCTGCAGGTCGATACGTCTGTGCTCGTCCCTCTTTCCCCTGGGCATGTTTTTGGAAACGCGCACCGGCAGGAAAGGCAGTCTTGGAGCGGGAGGATCGGTCGCGACGACAGCCTTCGATTTCGCGCTTCATGCCGGGTGCTCGCCTGTATACACCGCGGGCCTCGATCTCGGATTTCCGGAACTGAAAACCCACTTCAAGGGAAGCATCTTCGAAGAGCGAACCCATGCCGACTCCCGGAGGTTCACCCCCGCCGAGACCGCGGGGATCGGAGCGCTCTACGGCGCGAATCCGTACCCGGCCCCGGACTACAAGGGCGGGACAGTGCTCACCGATAAACGCTTGAGCCTGTATGCCTGGTGGTTCGAGAGCAAGCTCGCCGCCTGTCCGAATATCGCATGCAAAACGCTGACTCCGGAAGGGATGAAAATCCCGGGTTTTACAACCGCTCCGATCGACGAAGCGGCCGGCCTTCCGGACAGACGCGACGAAATCGATGTCATGCTCGACGCCTGTCTTGCCGACAATACAGACGGACTCAATGCCGAGACTTCAGACGAAAAAAAGCGAATCGCGCTTTTTGATGGCGCCGTGCAGGAGCTGCTCTGCGATCTCGAAGACATGAAAAGCCTTACCGAAAAGGGAATATCGCTGTGCCGGAAAACGATTCCGGCCGATCCTGCCGGTCTGCAAAAACTTCTTGCGGAGCTGGACGAACTCGACCGGATCATAATCCAGCACCCGGTTAAGGAGGTCGCGGCCATGGTGCTTGAATCCTCGCCCCCCGGGAGACTGCGGAAAATTCGCTTGCGCTGGAGGACACGGCGGCCCTCTACCGCGCGATTCAGAGAGCGGTGGAAAAAAACATCCGGTATCTGCGCACTTTTTATTAAAGATCGGAGCCGATCGGCCGATATTTTAATTGGTGGTTGCAAAAACAAAACGGCGAACTCGATTGACGTCCAGTCGCCGTTTAACGCGGACCCGCGGACCGTATCAATAGCGATACGGTCTTTTTTTTCGTCTGCGAAGGTCGATCTTTCCTACTTCGACTCCCAGGCCCAGGCCTCGGCTTCCGAAAAAAGCTTTCCCAGAACCACGACGTGCATGGCCGTTTTTTCGCTTTCAAAATACGGCTTCCACTGA
- a CDS encoding penicillin-binding protein 2, whose amino-acid sequence MEVERYISRARLAVLSAIGAFLLGAVLFKYGAVMLSGRPPVAERKIQTERGSILDRNGKILAVQTTLYNIAVTRSAVSDEDVFSQALAPVTGMNAEEIKRRLSDNPGDFLYLKKKISEGEKSAIEAVIRDGRLKGIRLEAVVSRTYPENQLASHVIGFLGDDGKGLTGVEYSYQDILSPRGTFLRRSRKRTT is encoded by the coding sequence ATGGAAGTAGAGCGATACATTTCGCGCGCAAGGCTCGCCGTCCTCTCGGCAATCGGGGCTTTTCTGCTCGGCGCCGTCCTTTTCAAATACGGAGCGGTAATGCTTTCGGGCAGGCCGCCCGTGGCCGAGCGGAAAATACAGACTGAACGGGGGTCGATTCTCGACCGCAACGGCAAGATTCTCGCCGTCCAGACGACGCTCTACAATATTGCGGTCACTCGATCGGCCGTGTCTGACGAGGATGTGTTCTCGCAGGCTCTCGCTCCGGTAACGGGGATGAATGCGGAAGAAATAAAGCGGCGTCTGAGCGACAATCCCGGCGATTTCCTCTACCTCAAGAAAAAAATCAGCGAAGGCGAAAAAAGCGCCATCGAAGCGGTCATCAGGGACGGCCGTTTGAAGGGAATCCGCCTCGAAGCGGTCGTCAGCAGAACGTATCCCGAGAACCAGCTCGCCTCCCATGTCATCGGATTTCTCGGCGACGACGGCAAGGGTTTGACCGGTGTCGAATACTCATACCAGGACATCCTGTCCCCCCGGGGGACTTTCCTTCGGCGCAGTCGGAAGCGTACAACGTAA
- the lepB gene encoding signal peptidase I, with amino-acid sequence MKSLRSRALYFFTVVLIALFCKLFVVDVMYVSGPSMEPALVHGNLVLEYKLAWGIPLPFANRYLMRWGEPIEDDVVIYPWNGRYVIKRCAGTPGTSLVFSPDSGYSVDIRKRIVPLTEEQYLKLHQTKEIPPGTIFALGDNLDYSRDSRDYGFVALDSIRGKVLWK; translated from the coding sequence ATGAAATCCTTACGCTCGCGCGCGCTGTATTTTTTCACCGTGGTACTCATCGCACTCTTCTGCAAGCTATTCGTCGTGGACGTCATGTATGTATCGGGTCCGTCGATGGAGCCTGCCCTTGTTCACGGAAACCTGGTGCTGGAATACAAACTCGCCTGGGGAATTCCCCTGCCGTTCGCGAACCGGTATCTCATGAGATGGGGCGAGCCGATCGAAGACGATGTGGTCATCTATCCCTGGAACGGACGATACGTCATCAAACGGTGCGCGGGAACCCCGGGAACCTCTCTGGTTTTTTCGCCTGATTCAGGATATAGTGTCGACATACGGAAACGTATTGTTCCGCTCACCGAAGAACAATATTTGAAACTCCATCAAACCAAGGAGATTCCTCCCGGCACGATATTCGCTCTGGGCGATAATCTGGATTATTCCCGGGATTCGCGGGATTATGGATTCGTAGCCCTGGATAGCATCCGCGGAAAGGTATTATGGAAGTAG
- a CDS encoding HD-GYP domain-containing protein — MNTFNVVELEDGYFFTDDVFLDKKFLLTTPGVPVSAEFKRALKDWEFIKVFSEGIPSEHPVLRSASESKAPGKTDAAEKKESEETKEEENQSDDSIFARVVKSYDEYQEFIAQIYTRYATKKELPLQAISDKVKEICEFIRDNRRYVLRIQPSAESRDKNYLVVHSMRSTVFAIVIGLQLKFPIHKLIELGVSCILHEIGMIRLPPQLYMGNKVLTPVEKNAIFTHPVISYNILREFSFPLNICLGVLEHHERENGEGYPRKLSKEKISLYAKIIAVACSYEAVTAPRPYKEARDAYTGIIDIMKNQGKQYDETIIRALLFSISLFPIGLYVLLSNNKIGQVVDVNPENPKYPVVEILGETKPDGSRKIVETSEYGLTISRPLTKEEGAKLIKKD; from the coding sequence GTGAATACATTTAATGTAGTAGAACTGGAAGACGGCTATTTTTTTACCGACGACGTTTTCCTCGACAAAAAATTTCTCCTGACCACTCCCGGAGTTCCTGTTTCCGCGGAATTCAAGCGCGCGCTCAAGGATTGGGAGTTTATTAAAGTTTTCTCCGAAGGAATCCCTTCGGAACACCCCGTACTTCGTTCGGCTTCGGAATCAAAAGCCCCGGGGAAAACCGACGCGGCAGAAAAAAAAGAATCAGAAGAAACGAAGGAAGAAGAGAACCAGAGCGATGATTCCATTTTCGCCCGGGTTGTAAAATCCTACGACGAATACCAGGAATTCATCGCCCAGATATATACCCGATACGCCACGAAAAAAGAGCTTCCCCTGCAGGCGATTTCCGACAAGGTGAAGGAAATTTGCGAATTTATACGGGACAACCGCAGGTACGTACTGAGAATTCAACCCTCGGCCGAATCCCGGGACAAGAACTATCTCGTCGTCCACTCGATGCGTTCCACCGTATTCGCGATAGTCATCGGGCTCCAGCTGAAATTCCCCATACACAAGCTCATAGAACTCGGCGTTTCCTGCATCCTTCACGAAATCGGAATGATACGCCTTCCGCCGCAGCTCTACATGGGAAACAAGGTGCTCACTCCGGTGGAGAAAAACGCGATCTTCACCCATCCGGTCATTTCGTACAATATTCTCAGGGAATTCTCGTTTCCGCTGAATATCTGCCTCGGAGTCCTGGAACACCATGAACGGGAAAACGGCGAAGGCTATCCCCGTAAGCTGTCGAAAGAGAAAATATCGCTGTACGCCAAGATTATTGCGGTAGCCTGCTCGTATGAAGCCGTCACCGCGCCCCGCCCGTACAAGGAAGCGAGGGACGCCTACACCGGCATCATCGACATCATGAAAAACCAGGGAAAGCAATACGATGAAACCATCATCAGAGCGCTCTTATTTTCGATATCGCTCTTTCCGATCGGATTATACGTGCTTCTCTCGAATAATAAAATCGGACAGGTAGTCGATGTGAATCCGGAAAACCCCAAATATCCCGTCGTGGAAATTCTGGGAGAAACAAAGCCGGACGGCAGCCGGAAAATCGTGGAAACGAGCGAATACGGACTCACTATCTCCCGTCCTCTTACAAAGGAAGAAGGCGCAAAGCTCATTAAAAAGGACTGA
- a CDS encoding peptidoglycan DD-metalloendopeptidase family protein, which produces MDVITVYQPDNALAGTRIRRASSASRPIAFQNDLSIESEQRIMPVLRSFPVFFLFLAFFSVSSVPLIQNRYGHHRLADISLPSESSGESALRLFAIPDLAMGSMASQAAPALPSSFTAVSYQNYKVRNGDTVSGIMGRFGLRNIGTILSVNGIDNARRIRSGQTLRIPSMDGILHTVSRGESLHSIASRHSLGITAILDANDLETEVLVPNQKLFIPGGSLSTMDLRRAMGELFVYPITGRLTSPYGSRKDPFTGARTFHTGIDLAAPTGTRVKTTLDGKVAVTGYSPVYGNYVIVTHDSGYQSLYAHLSSIAVKRGQSLTQGAILGRVGNTGYSTGSHLHFSVYRNGKTIDPHSVLK; this is translated from the coding sequence ATGGACGTGATAACTGTTTACCAGCCCGATAATGCCCTCGCAGGAACCCGAATCCGCCGCGCCTCCTCAGCGTCCCGGCCGATAGCCTTCCAAAACGATTTATCTATTGAATCCGAACAGCGGATCATGCCGGTCTTGCGGTCTTTTCCGGTGTTTTTTCTCTTTCTCGCGTTTTTCTCGGTCTCGTCGGTTCCTCTTATTCAGAATCGGTACGGCCATCACCGCCTTGCCGATATCAGTCTTCCCTCCGAGAGTTCCGGCGAATCCGCTCTGCGCCTGTTCGCGATTCCGGATTTGGCGATGGGGTCCATGGCATCGCAAGCCGCTCCCGCCCTTCCATCTTCATTCACGGCGGTGAGCTATCAAAACTATAAGGTGCGGAACGGCGATACCGTTTCCGGCATTATGGGCCGTTTCGGGCTTCGCAATATCGGAACGATTCTTTCGGTCAACGGAATTGACAACGCCCGCCGGATCAGAAGCGGCCAGACACTCAGAATCCCTTCTATGGACGGCATCCTGCACACCGTATCCCGGGGCGAATCCCTCCATAGCATCGCTTCCCGCCATTCTCTGGGCATTACCGCTATTCTCGACGCCAACGATCTGGAAACAGAAGTTCTTGTGCCGAATCAGAAGCTGTTCATTCCCGGCGGCTCCCTTTCCACCATGGATCTGCGCCGAGCGATGGGGGAGCTGTTCGTGTATCCGATCACCGGCAGACTGACCTCGCCCTATGGATCCCGGAAGGATCCCTTTACCGGCGCGAGAACATTCCATACCGGCATCGATCTCGCCGCTCCGACAGGCACGCGCGTTAAAACGACCCTGGACGGAAAGGTCGCGGTCACCGGTTATTCTCCTGTCTACGGCAACTACGTAATCGTAACCCATGATTCAGGATATCAGTCTTTGTACGCGCATTTGAGCAGCATAGCGGTAAAGCGCGGCCAGTCGCTAACCCAGGGCGCGATTCTCGGCCGGGTCGGAAACACCGGCTACTCTACCGGCAGCCATCTTCATTTTTCCGTCTACCGCAACGGCAAAACGATAGATCCTCATTCGGTCCTCAAGTGA
- a CDS encoding ligand-binding sensor domain-containing diguanylate cyclase: MPFPRRLLFVFLLSTFLLFDALCGSQPFRFFGISDALPSQSISSIAQDSHGFLWFGSQGGLIRYDGIEYTLYPSVPFSDNTLSSNLIQTIRIGRDDSVWIGTYSGLDRFDPETGRFRNYHVGNDVVASLLIDSSDRLWAGTLDGLACLNPGSPSFVSYRSENRDGRTIANNTIRDLWESPEGAIYASTYDGLYVWDPASDSFGIPPQLTADNPARSGIVYGLRMDANGFWWILKWDAGLVRVHPETGEWKLFPLEDNRGYCMETRFQDGLILVGTWGGGLQALDTATGAVRSYRQDSAYGQRLTSDIVYSLFVDRTGILWLGTNGGGLNVHDPTRAWFSAIIADPEGKHGLPSGKVNAILENPDGSLWISVVNRGLTRYFPESGELRRLVHDPRNPSSLPSNTVYALYRDSRNTLYLGTDKGLFAYDEQTGVSAPVSWYNDTLSGAQGLTVSTIGESSDGSLWIGSYDRGITRYDPSTGLLSMYMNDPSDHASLSDNLVYCMHQDSAGRMWIGTNRGLNRLDDIPRTGTGRPRFRNYRYDRSNPAGISGNTVYSIYEDESGILWFGTRSGGVSVFDPELNSFSYFISRDGLPSDTVVGVSPSIEGFLWIATQNGLVHFDKRQKTFATYKTSDGLLSQQFNTVSGATAAGYVYFGTPSGIVYCRPEDLQIASARQPSVSLVSLTVNNIRRPLTPGNREEVVFSSDERNISFYYTALDFSPLSRHAYSYMLEGYDESWQFSGERRFAVYTNLSPGRYTFRARPGGPADLQEAEPAAAPEMHESGTFSFQIQAPLFLRWYFLLVYLLLLIGLFFIIYRVRSYVALKRKVGELEETALSLKDRNDELELLSFRDPLTGIANRRYFEYSINREWAAALRGKTYLSVLMIDIDCFKLYNDTYGHQAGDSALCAVAAAVTASLFRVSDVAARYGGEEFVVVLPDTDRENARIVCDRIMSAVSEKRISFGVYETGFLTVSVGMFASIPQAGESFVDYVRNADQALYESKRNGRNRITVFGSAGAVQQPMSLGGQA, translated from the coding sequence ATGCCTTTCCCGCGGCGTTTATTGTTCGTTTTTCTTCTGTCAACGTTCCTGTTGTTCGATGCCCTGTGCGGATCTCAGCCGTTTCGTTTTTTCGGCATATCGGACGCACTGCCTTCGCAATCGATTTCATCGATCGCTCAGGATTCCCACGGCTTTCTGTGGTTCGGCAGCCAGGGCGGCCTTATCCGCTACGACGGCATAGAGTATACCTTGTATCCCTCCGTTCCCTTTTCGGATAACACTCTTTCATCGAATTTGATTCAAACCATACGCATCGGCCGCGACGATTCCGTATGGATCGGAACCTATTCCGGCCTCGACCGTTTCGATCCTGAAACCGGCCGATTCCGCAATTATCATGTCGGAAACGACGTGGTCGCATCCCTGTTGATAGATTCTTCCGACCGGCTGTGGGCTGGTACCCTCGACGGCCTGGCATGCCTGAACCCGGGCTCGCCCTCGTTCGTTTCGTACCGGTCGGAGAATCGCGACGGCCGGACGATTGCGAACAACACTATCCGCGACCTGTGGGAATCTCCCGAGGGCGCCATATACGCTTCGACCTACGACGGCCTGTATGTCTGGGACCCGGCTTCTGATTCCTTCGGCATACCGCCCCAGCTTACAGCCGATAATCCCGCCCGTTCGGGCATCGTGTACGGACTGCGCATGGACGCGAACGGATTCTGGTGGATTCTGAAATGGGATGCAGGGCTCGTGCGCGTACATCCGGAAACCGGGGAATGGAAGCTGTTTCCCCTTGAGGATAATCGCGGCTACTGCATGGAAACCCGGTTTCAAGACGGTTTGATTCTGGTCGGAACCTGGGGCGGAGGGCTGCAGGCCCTCGATACCGCTACCGGCGCGGTGCGTTCCTATCGGCAGGATTCCGCCTACGGGCAGCGTCTCACGAGCGACATCGTGTATTCCCTGTTCGTGGACCGCACCGGAATTCTCTGGCTGGGAACGAACGGAGGCGGGCTCAACGTCCATGATCCTACCCGGGCATGGTTTTCTGCGATAATCGCCGATCCGGAAGGAAAACACGGTCTTCCCTCCGGCAAGGTAAACGCGATCCTCGAAAATCCGGACGGATCTTTGTGGATTTCCGTCGTAAACAGGGGTCTGACCCGGTATTTCCCTGAATCAGGGGAACTCCGCCGTCTTGTTCACGATCCCCGAAATCCCTCCTCTCTTCCCTCCAACACCGTGTACGCTCTCTACCGAGATTCGCGAAATACCCTGTATCTGGGAACAGACAAGGGTTTATTCGCCTATGACGAGCAAACCGGCGTTTCGGCGCCCGTGTCATGGTATAACGATACTCTTTCCGGGGCTCAGGGACTCACTGTTTCGACGATCGGAGAATCTTCCGACGGCTCTCTGTGGATCGGCAGCTACGACCGCGGCATCACGCGCTATGATCCCTCCACCGGACTGCTGTCGATGTATATGAACGATCCGTCTGATCATGCTTCGCTCAGCGATAATCTGGTCTACTGTATGCATCAGGATTCGGCGGGCCGCATGTGGATCGGCACGAACCGGGGCTTGAATCGGCTCGACGATATCCCCCGCACAGGAACCGGGCGTCCCCGTTTCAGGAACTATCGATACGATCGTTCAAACCCCGCGGGCATCAGCGGCAATACCGTGTATTCGATTTACGAGGACGAATCCGGGATTCTCTGGTTCGGAACGCGGAGCGGGGGCGTTTCTGTTTTCGATCCCGAGTTGAATTCTTTTTCCTATTTCATCTCGCGCGACGGGTTGCCTTCGGATACGGTCGTGGGGGTGAGCCCCTCTATCGAAGGTTTTTTATGGATTGCGACCCAAAACGGCCTGGTTCATTTCGATAAAAGGCAAAAGACCTTTGCCACGTATAAAACCTCCGACGGTCTTCTCAGCCAACAATTCAACACCGTTTCCGGCGCGACGGCAGCCGGCTACGTGTATTTCGGCACCCCTTCCGGCATCGTGTATTGCAGGCCGGAAGATCTGCAGATTGCTTCCGCGCGGCAGCCGAGCGTATCGCTGGTTTCCCTGACGGTGAATAATATTCGCCGACCGCTCACTCCGGGTAATCGGGAGGAGGTGGTTTTCTCCTCCGACGAGAGAAACATCTCTTTTTACTATACAGCCCTCGACTTTTCTCCCCTTTCGCGCCATGCGTATTCGTACATGCTGGAAGGATACGACGAGTCCTGGCAGTTCTCCGGCGAACGGCGATTCGCGGTATATACGAATCTGTCTCCGGGGCGGTATACCTTTCGCGCCCGTCCGGGCGGGCCCGCCGATCTTCAGGAAGCCGAACCCGCGGCCGCGCCTGAAATGCATGAATCTGGAACGTTTTCGTTTCAAATCCAGGCGCCCTTGTTTTTACGCTGGTACTTTCTTCTGGTATATCTCCTGCTGCTGATCGGCCTGTTTTTTATTATTTACCGGGTCAGATCCTACGTCGCGCTTAAGCGAAAAGTGGGAGAGCTCGAAGAAACAGCGCTCAGCCTGAAGGACCGCAACGACGAGCTGGAGCTGCTGTCTTTCCGCGATCCTCTTACCGGCATCGCCAATCGGCGGTATTTCGAGTACTCGATCAACAGGGAATGGGCCGCGGCCCTGCGGGGAAAGACGTATCTTTCCGTTTTGATGATTGATATTGATTGCTTCAAACTTTATAATGATACATATGGACATCAGGCGGGAGATTCTGCTCTGTGCGCAGTCGCCGCGGCGGTAACCGCCTCTCTTTTCAGGGTTTCGGACGTAGCGGCCCGCTATGGGGGCGAGGAATTCGTCGTGGTTCTGCCCGATACGGACCGGGAAAACGCCCGGATCGTGTGCGACAGGATCATGAGCGCCGTATCTGAAAAGCGTATTTCCTTCGGCGTCTATGAAACCGGTTTTTTGACGGTCAGCGTGGGCATGTTCGCGTCTATTCCTCAAGCCGGCGAGTCGTTCGTCGACTATGTACGAAACGCGGATCAGGCATTGTACGAGTCTAAGCGCAACGGCAGAAACCGCATAACCGTTTTCGGTTCCGCGGGCGCAGTTCAACAGCCAATGAGTCTCGGAGGGCAAGCGTGA